Sequence from the Candidatus Hydrogenedentota bacterium genome:
GTATCGCTCCTGCTGCACCAGGATGTGTTTCAACGGCCTTGGGGCGAATACCGGAAGGTCATGTGCGAACGGGGCGTCATTGAATGGACCTGGCAGTCGCTGCGCGTGGCCCGGTACGCCGGCCCGGGGTTTCTGAGCGGTCCTCAATGGGAGGATGTTCCGCTCGAGGGATACGGCTTCGAGGACATGTATGCCCGGGAGCTGGAACACGCAATCGAAGCGCTGAAAGGGCACGCGGAGTATCTCATGCCGCTTTCAAGGGAAAGACGCGTCCTGGAATGGACGCTGGCTTGCGAGGACAGTTCCCGGACAGGGCGTCATCTCGTGTTTACGTGACGGACATCTTGCCGTCAGCGGCAACAGTCTTCAGAAGTTGCTGGTCCGTGGCGGGGGGAAACGGCAGGCTGAACAGATAACCCGTGGCGAGACTTGCGGTCAGGCCGATGGGTCCGTACCACAACCAAAAGACGCTCGTATATCGTGCGACCCCGGCCAGCACGCCTAGTCCGGCGAAGGTGCCCAGGAGGACGCCGGGCGTGTTGGAGCGTCTGCTGAGCACGCCGAGAAGGAACATGGCCACGGTCGGTCCAACGAGGAAACCGCTGATCTTGCCGATGATCTCGAGGATCGAGCCGAGTTGCCCGACATACAACGCCGCAACGGTTGCAGCCGTGCCCACGACCAATGTTCCCAGCCGCGCGGCGCGCAGGTAATGGCGCTCATCCTTGCGCGCATGGTGAAAGAAGCGCCTGTATATGTCCATCACCGCGACGGTGGAAAGCGAATTGACCCCCGAATCAACGCTCGACATCGTCGCGGCCATAATGCCCGCGATGACGAGTCCGGAGATACCCGCCGGCAGCCCGTAGGTGATGAAATGGGGAAACACACGGTCCTGCGCTTCTTTCACGTTGTCCGGGTTCAGGCTCAGGAGGCTCTGCATCATCTCCGGGTGCTGGTGATAATAGGCCACGAGGCCGACGCCGACCAGATACAGCGAATAGATGACAGGCACGACCAGCAGCGATTGCCCGACGGCGCTCTTGACGACCTCCCTGAGGGACTTGGCGGTCAGATAGCGTTGCACGACGACCTGGTCGACGCCGTATGAGCCCATATTCACGACGATGCTCATGCCGATGATGCCCCAGAGCGAGAACTCGGCGTTCAAGCTCATATCCAGGCTGAACATGGTCGTGTGGCCCTGTTCCGAGGCAATATGCCACACAGTGATGACGTCCCACCCGAAATCGCGGAGCATGAACACAAGCGCGAGCCCGATGCCGCCGACCAGCACGAAAAAGTGGATGACATCGCACCAGATGACGCCTTCGATGCCGCCAAGGCAGGCATAGACCGTCGTGAGCGCGCCAAACGCGAGGACGCACACCCAGAGATTCATCCCCGTCACAACGGACAGCGCCAG
This genomic interval carries:
- a CDS encoding sodium/solute symporter (Members of the Solute:Sodium Symporter (SSS), TC 2.A.21 as described in tcdb.org, catalyze solute:Na+ symport. Known solutes for members of the family include sugars, amino acids, nucleosides, inositols, vitamins, urea or anions, depending on the system.), translating into MQGWTVSDTIIMAAYILGIVAFGSLFARSQKNIGDFFLAGRSFKWLPIALSIIAADLSAISYMGAPAMVFQHDLRYSLTIFILPFVAVFAAILIVRIFYRLSVFTVNEYLEHRYGVAVRTLAAVLFLLTRGGWLATVIYTPALALSVVTGMNLWVCVLAFGALTTVYACLGGIEGVIWCDVIHFFVLVGGIGLALVFMLRDFGWDVITVWHIASEQGHTTMFSLDMSLNAEFSLWGIIGMSIVVNMGSYGVDQVVVQRYLTAKSLREVVKSAVGQSLLVVPVIYSLYLVGVGLVAYYHQHPEMMQSLLSLNPDNVKEAQDRVFPHFITYGLPAGISGLVIAGIMAATMSSVDSGVNSLSTVAVMDIYRRFFHHARKDERHYLRAARLGTLVVGTAATVAALYVGQLGSILEIIGKISGFLVGPTVAMFLLGVLSRRSNTPGVLLGTFAGLGVLAGVARYTSVFWLWYGPIGLTASLATGYLFSLPFPPATDQQLLKTVAADGKMSVT